The Streptomyces noursei ATCC 11455 sequence TCGAGGTACTGCCCGGAGAGCCGCTCGGCCCGCTCGGTCAGTTCGTCGTCGCCCAGCATCCGCTTGCTCTCCTGGGCGGCGAGCTTGTCCAGCATGACCGCCACCCAGCGCTCCTCCTCGGCCTGCGACATCCGGGCCGGGATCAGGACGATGGTGCGGTCGCCCTCGCGGTACGCGGAGACCGTGCGGCGGCGCCGTGTGCTGCGGCGCACCTCGACCGTGCGGGCCGGCGGGCTCGGCTCGACCCGGCGCGGGGGGTCGGCGGCGCGGCGCAGGGGCGTCTCCCCGGATCCGCGCGGGGAAGGGT is a genomic window containing:
- a CDS encoding M48 metallopeptidase family protein; translation: MPADPSPRGSGETPLRRAADPPRRVEPSPPARTVEVRRSTRRRRTVSAYREGDRTIVLIPARMSQAEEERWVAVMLDKLAAQESKRMLGDDELTERAERLSGQYLDGRARPATVRWVTNQNTRWGSCTPAEGSIRLSHRLQGMPEYVIDYVLLHELAHLLVPGHGPEFWRLLEPYPRTERARGYLEGVVAADRLPHLPAARRR